One Diospyros lotus cultivar Yz01 chromosome 1, ASM1463336v1, whole genome shotgun sequence genomic window carries:
- the LOC127795801 gene encoding L-ascorbate oxidase-like, which produces MGSSSRPLLLLLLVMGLAALQVQPSLASETREFKWDVEYTYWAPDCVEGVVMAINGQFPGPTIRARAGDLIRVKLTNKLPTEGVVIHWHGIRQMGTPWADGTASISQCPIKPGESFVYSFKVDKAGTYFYHGHYGMQRSAGLYGALVVDVAEGEKEPFHYDEDFTLLLSDWWHQSAHEQETGLSSKPYRWIGEPQSLLINGRGQYNCSLAAKPGMSQCKFTGREQCAPYVLRVHPNKTYRLRLASSTSLASLNLAIGGHKMTVVEADGNYVQPFTTEDMDIYSGESYSVLFTADQDPSTNYWLSFSVRGREPKTAPALTILHYASTHMSIPTSRPPVAPLWNNYTHSKLFANKVRAIAGSPRPPATFHRRLNLLNTQNYIDGYVKWSINNVSLSLPATPYLGAIKYKLRNAFNHVSPPDNYPANYDVMKQAENTNSIYGDGVYFFGLNRTVDVILQNANALSAGTSEIHPWHLHGHDFWVLGYGEGKFTSEDDKGLNLKNPPFKNTAVIFPYGWTALRFVADNPGVWAFHCHIEPHLHLGMGVVFAEGVHHIAGIPHQALACGLTAKVMMQKGDPHN; this is translated from the exons ATGGGTTCTTCTTcaaggcctcttcttcttcttcttcttgtgatgGGTTTAGCGGCCCTGCAAGTTCAGCCATCGTTGGCTTCAGAGACCAGAGAGTTCAAGTGGGATGTGGAGTACACTTACTGGGCTCCTGACTGCGTGGAGGGAGTCGTCATGGCCATCAACGGCCAGTTTCCGGGGCCGACGATCCGAGCTCGCGCCGGCGACCTCATCAGAGTGAAACTCACCAACAAGCTCCCCACTGAAGGCGTCGTTATTCACTGGCATGGAATTCGACAG ATGGGAACGCCATGGGCTGATGGAACTGCTTCCATCTCACAGTGTCCAATCAAGCCCGGAGAGTCCTTTGTGTACAGCTTTAAAGTTGACAAG GCGGGAACGTACTTTTACCATGGGCACTATGGGATGCAAAGATCAGCAGGGTTGTATGGGGCTCTTGTCGTAGACGTGGCAGAAGGCGAGAAGGAgcctttccattatgacgaagACTTCACCCTTCTGCTCAGCGATTGGTGGCACCAAAGCGCCCATGAACAAGAGACCGGCCTCTCTTCCAAGCCCTATCGTTGGATCGGCGAACCCCAG AGTTTGCTGATAAACGGGAGAGGGCAGTACAATTGTTCTCTAGCGGCGAAGCCAGGGATGAGTCAGTGCAAATTTACGGGAAGGGAGCAGTGCGCGCCATATGTTTTGCGGGTCCATCCAAACAAGACCTACAGGCTTAGGCTGGCCAGCTCCACCTCTCTCGCTTCACTCAACTTAGCCATTGGG GGCCACAAGATGACGGTGGTGGAGGCCGACGGCAACTACGTGCAGCCGTTCACCACGGAGGACATGGACATTTATTCCGGCGAGAGCTACTCGGTGCTCTTCACCGCCGACCAGGACCCTTCCACCAACTACTGGCTTTCATTCAGCGTAAGAGGCAGAGAACCAAAGACCGCCCCAGCCCTCACCATTCTCCACTACGCATCCACCCACATGTCCATCCCCACCTCTCGGCCGCCGGTGGCTCCTCTCTGGAACAACTACACCCACAGCAAGCTCTTCGCCAACAAAGTCCGGGCCATCGCCGGCTCCCCGCGGCCGCCGGCCACCTTCCACCGCAGGCTTAACCTCCTCAACACCCAAAACTACATCGACGGATACGTCAAATGGTCCATCAACAACGTCTCCCTAAGCCTCCCGGCTACTCCGTACCTGGGCGCCATCAAATACAAGTTAAGAAACGCTTTCAACCATGTGAGTCCGCCGGATAATTACCCGGCCAACTACGACGTGATGAAGCAGGCGGAGAACACTAATTCCATTTACGGCGACGGGGTTTACTTCTTCGGCTTGAACAGAACGGTGGACGTGATCCTGCAGAACGCCAACGCACTGTCGGCGGGGACCAGCGAGATTCATCCATGGCATTTGCACGGCCACGATTTCTGGGTTTTGGGCTACGGGGAGGGGAAGTTTACCAGCGAGGATGATAAGGGTTTGAACTTGAAGAATCCACCGTTCAAGAACACGGCGGTGATATTCCCTTACGGCTGGACGGCGCTGAGGTTCGTGGCGGATAATCCGGGGGTTTGGGCGTTTCATTGCCACATAGAGCCTCACCTGCATCTGGGAATGGGCGTGGTTTTCGCGGAAGGCGTCCACCACATCGCGGGGATTCCCCACCAGGCGCTCGCCTGCGGCCTGACGGCTAAGGTGATGATGCAGAAGGGCGACCCCCATAACTAA